GCGGAGCTCGGAAAGAGAGTGTTCGGCTCGATAGTCAGGTTCAATGGCAGGGTCACGAAACGGGCGGCGAGGGAGGTCAAACTGATAAACGAGGCCATAGTAAACGACTGGATGGTCGTCCTCAAAGACCGCCCCAGAGAGATGATGAGGCTCCTGAGGGAGTACAGAGCCTACGTTCCGGGAACGCTCAAGGCCCAGAGGGCGCTGGAGATACTCCACGACCTAGCTTCCGTGAGCCCCTCGGGTGAGGTCACGAAGGAGGAGTTCATCCGCGAGCTGGTCAAGGACGGCTTCCAGAGGGAGGATGCGCTGGAGATAACCGAGAAGTTTATAGCAACCGGCTACGTTTACGAGCCGTTCCCGGGAAAGATCAGACCCATACGGTGATACCATGTCAAAAAAGAAGTTCATACGCCAGAAGGAACAGAGGGAGAAGAGGAAAGTCGCCAGGGAAAGGGTGGACCGGCTGTTCACCCTCGCGGAGCGCGTTTTTCCCCACGAGCCGGAGCTGGCGAACCGCTACGTCGAGATAGCACTCGCTGTCCAGCAGAAGGCAAAGATACGAATGCCGAGGAAGTGGAAGAGAAGGTACTGCAAGAGGTGTCACTCCTTCCTCGTCCCCGGGAAGAACGCGGTCGTGAGGCTCAGGAGCAAACCCTATCCGCATGTGGTGATTAAGTGCCTCAGCTGCGGTCACATCATGAGGTACCCCTACCTGAGGGAGCATAAGGAGCGGAGACGGAAGGAGCGTCAGTCTCCGGAGTGAATCACTGCCACGGCCCGCACCGGGCTCCCCGAGCCGCCCTCTATTTTCAGCGGAAGGGCTATGAAAGTGAACTCCTTGCCAAGCAGGGCCTCGAGATTGGTCAGGTTCTCAAAAACAGGGACTTCCGCGCTCAGGAGTATCTTGTGAACCGCATCGTCGCCGATGCTCATTGCATCGGTGCCGACAGCTTTTGCACCCTCCGCAACAATGAACAGAGCAACTTCAGGCGAAAGCCCCCTCCCACCGGTCAGGAACAGTACCACCCTGTCGAAGTAGCCCGAATCGGGAATCTCGTCGAGCTTTATCTCCCCCTCCCCACCGCGGACGTCCAGAACGAGTCCCTCTCCGATAAACTTTTCCAGGGGCATCTCGTCGACTGTCTTTCCGCCGGGTATGAAGTGGGCTGGAGCGTCGACGTGCGTCCCCGTGTGCTCACCCATCTTGAGAGCGTTCATGTAGTAGCCGTCCCTGTCGATGACGGCCCAGAGCTTTATTCCAACGGGTGGATCGTCGGGGTAAACCGGCGTCTCCTCCGAGATGGGCATGGAGAGGTCGACTATCATGGGAACACCAATCCTTTTTAATCTCTTAGATTAAAAACCCTGCGGTGATCAGTGTGGACTGCACGAAGGACTACTGCGTTAAGGATTTAAGCCTCGCCCCGAGCGGGGAGAAGAAGATAGACTGGGTCTCGCGCTTTATGCCGGTTCTTCAGCACATAAGGGCCGATTTCGAGAAGAGGAAGCCCTTCAAGGGGGTTAGAATCGCCACGACGCTCCACCTTGAGATGAAGACCGCTTTCCTCCTTCTGACGCTCAAAGCTGGTGGAGCAGAGGTTTCAGCGGCAGCGAGCAACCCTCTCTCGACGCAGGACGACGTTGTTGCCGCTCTGGCGAAGGCAGGCGTCAAGGTCTACGCGATAAGGGGGGAGGACAAGGAGCAGTACTACGAGTTCATGCACAAAGCTTTGGACATAGAACCGAACATCATCATAGACGATGGAGCGGACATGGTGAGCACCGTTCTCAAGGAAAGGCCAGAACTAATTCCCGAAATATGGGGCGCGAGTGAAGAGACCACGACTGGCGTGATACGCCTGAGGGCGATGGAGAAGGACGGCGTTCTTAAGTTCCCGATCATAGCCGTTAACGACTCCTACACCAAATACCTCTTCGACAACCGCTACGGGACGGGACAGTCAACGTGGGACGGCATAATAAGGACGACAAACCTCCTCGTGGCGGGCAAAAACGTCGTTGTGGTCGGCTACGGCTGGTGCGGTCGCGGAATAGCGATGAGGGCCAGGGGATTAGGAGCAACTGTCATTGTTGTCGAAGTCGACCCGATAAGGGCACTGGAAGCGAGAATGGACGGCTTCCTCGTAATGGACATGAAAAGCGCAGCCAAGGTTGGAGATATCTTCGTCACCTCAACGGGGGAC
The sequence above is drawn from the Thermococcus pacificus genome and encodes:
- a CDS encoding adenosylhomocysteinase, which produces MDCTKDYCVKDLSLAPSGEKKIDWVSRFMPVLQHIRADFEKRKPFKGVRIATTLHLEMKTAFLLLTLKAGGAEVSAAASNPLSTQDDVVAALAKAGVKVYAIRGEDKEQYYEFMHKALDIEPNIIIDDGADMVSTVLKERPELIPEIWGASEETTTGVIRLRAMEKDGVLKFPIIAVNDSYTKYLFDNRYGTGQSTWDGIIRTTNLLVAGKNVVVVGYGWCGRGIAMRARGLGATVIVVEVDPIRALEARMDGFLVMDMKSAAKVGDIFVTSTGDINCIRKEHFELMKDGVIMANAGHFDVEISKPDLEALSVEINEVRPNIREYKMADGRRLYLLADGRLVNLAAADGHPAEIMDMSFALQAKAAEYILENHEKLEPKVYVLPREIDEMVARIKLASMGIKIEELTEEQRRYLESWEHGT
- a CDS encoding ribonuclease P protein component 4, with protein sequence MSKKKFIRQKEQREKRKVARERVDRLFTLAERVFPHEPELANRYVEIALAVQQKAKIRMPRKWKRRYCKRCHSFLVPGKNAVVRLRSKPYPHVVIKCLSCGHIMRYPYLREHKERRRKERQSPE
- a CDS encoding cyclase family protein, with amino-acid sequence MIVDLSMPISEETPVYPDDPPVGIKLWAVIDRDGYYMNALKMGEHTGTHVDAPAHFIPGGKTVDEMPLEKFIGEGLVLDVRGGEGEIKLDEIPDSGYFDRVVLFLTGGRGLSPEVALFIVAEGAKAVGTDAMSIGDDAVHKILLSAEVPVFENLTNLEALLGKEFTFIALPLKIEGGSGSPVRAVAVIHSGD